The window CCGCAAGCGGTTGATGCGGGACCACCAGGCCGAACGGGCGATCGCGGGCATAAAAACTTTGGCCAAAGCCGGCTTGCCGTGGCACGGTAGTATGCTGGCCCTGCCCCACATCGTGGGCTGGGATGATTTGACTGAAACAATTAACTTTATGAGCGAACACAGGGCGCGGACAATCCGGGTTTTTCTCCCAGGTTATACCCGGTGGACGCCAGAGATCTGGCATATCCATAATTTTGCTGATTTGCTCGGGGATATTGTAGCTTGGGCGGAAGAGATCCGCCGTCAGGTCCCCGTTCCGCTGCTGCTGGAGCCAGTTCCACCGGCCGACCTTGTGCCGGTGGTGGCGGGCGTCATTCCTGGCAGCATCGCTGAACAGGCTGGTCTATCAGCTGGCGATGTGATTGAAAAGGTAAACGGGGTGAAGTGTTTTTCGCGGGTTGATGCCTGGCAGAAAATCTACCGGGCGGCCAGCAGCTGCCTTGAGGTTCGCACTGGCAGCCAGCGCCGGACCTTTATCCTGAAAAAACCGGCGCATACGTCACCCGGCCTGGTGATGGTCTTTGACCTGGATCCGGCGGACTGGCAGGCGGCTTTACGAGAAATCGACCGAAACCGAGCCAGACGGGTGTTGCTTATGACCTCCCGGCTGGCCAGAACTGTTCTGCAAACGGCGGTAGAAACATACTCCCCGGTTGATTGTCAGATCGAGCTGCTCATGGTCGAAAACCGGTTTTTCGGCGGCACGATTGCCTGTGCCGGTTTACTGGTGGTGGAGGATTTTTTGTCCGCCTGGCAGGAGTGGTCATCGGGCCGGCTTATACAGCGGCCAGATTTAATTCTTTTGCCAGGGCGGGCTTTTGATCACCGGGGCTGCGACTTAGTTGGCCGGGGTTATTGGGAAATTGAAGAGAAAACGGGGATAACTACCCGGGTAATCTAGATGGGAGGACCAGGATGGGAAAGATCCTTACTGCCCGAAACATGAACAAGTGCATTGGTTGCTACTCCTGTATGCTGGCCTGTGCCCGGCTGGTGCACCGGAGCTTTTCTCTTCAGAAAAGCTGTATTCAGATCCGGACCCGGGGTGGGCTGCAGAGCAAACTGGTGGCGGATATTTGCCGCGGCTGTTCCCAGCCAGCCTGTGCTGAAGCCTGCCGGATTCGGGCCCTGGTGCCCCGTGAGGGTGGCGGGGTGAAACTGAATGCCCGAAAGTGCATCGGGTGCGGCGATTGCGTGGAGGCCTGCCCGGTCAAAACCATCCGTCTGGATGAAGAAACCCGGTTGCCGCTGATCTGCAAACACTGCGGGATCTGCGCCAAATTTTGCCCGCACGGTATCCTTTCGCTGGAGGTGAGCCCGCATGCTTAATCAAAAGTACATTCGGGTCCTGACTATTGATTTGACTAGCCAAACCTTTGACATCGAGGAGCGGGCCGATCTGTACGAGTACCTGGGAGGAAGCGGAGTGGCGGTCCAGCTCTTTTCGGAAACGGTCAACCCTAACCTGGACGCTTATGCGCCAGCCCAGCCGATCGTGTTCGCAATTGGCCCGCTGTCAACGATCTACCCGGCCGTGACCAAGACAGTGGCCATGTTTCGTTCGCCATTGACCGGCGAACTGGGTGAGAGCCACGCTGGTCTGCGTTCAGCATTGGCTATGCGCTTTGCCGGCTACGATGCGATCGTGATCCGGGGACGGGCAGCACGAGCGACCTATCTGTCAATCGGCAGTCGCTCTGTTGATTTTAAGAACGCGGAGCCCTTGTGGGGGCTGTCCACGGAAGAGGCGGGGCGGCTGCTCCGTGAGCTCGAACCTGGCATGGGGCAGCGGAGCTGCCTGCGAATCGGACCAGCGGGGGAGAAACTGGTCGCTTTCGCCGGCGTCAACGTGGATACTTTCCGTCATTTCGGCCGGTTGGGCCTCGGCGCGGTATTCGGCAGTAAAAACCTCAAGGCCATTGTGATCTACGGGAAGAACAGTTACCCGATTTCGAAATTTAAAGAGTATGCCCAGGTCTACCAGGAAATATATACCCAGATGATTGATACCGAATTAATGGAGAAGTATCATGATTTGGGGACTTCGGTGAATGTGGCGCCGCTCAGCGCCATGCATGCCTTGCCAACGCGAAACCTCCAGCAGAGCAGTTTTGAACAGGCTGAGCAGATCAGTGGCGAGTCCTTTGCGGCTGAGGCCTTGATCCGAAAAATGGCCTGCCCCGGCTGCCCGGTAGGATGTATTCATATCGGAATCTGCCGTCGGCAGTTTGCGGGTGATGGTTTTGAATGGGAATCGGCCACCGTTTCATACGACCATGAACTAATCTACGCTTTAGGCTCGATGCTGGGCGTTGG is drawn from Bacillota bacterium and contains these coding sequences:
- a CDS encoding DUF512 domain-containing protein, yielding MAQNLNGELERVILRSAQEYNILPLTSGCNLRCVFCSHPQNPPGIQVYTIPPRSLEEIERTLEFIDGSRKIVIGESATRIIEGEPFTHPQILTALQLLRRRFPQTLLSITTNGTRLTEELITALVELSPLELNVSLNSATTHGRKRLMRDHQAERAIAGIKTLAKAGLPWHGSMLALPHIVGWDDLTETINFMSEHRARTIRVFLPGYTRWTPEIWHIHNFADLLGDIVAWAEEIRRQVPVPLLLEPVPPADLVPVVAGVIPGSIAEQAGLSAGDVIEKVNGVKCFSRVDAWQKIYRAASSCLEVRTGSQRRTFILKKPAHTSPGLVMVFDLDPADWQAALREIDRNRARRVLLMTSRLARTVLQTAVETYSPVDCQIELLMVENRFFGGTIACAGLLVVEDFLSAWQEWSSGRLIQRPDLILLPGRAFDHRGCDLVGRGYWEIEEKTGITTRVI
- a CDS encoding 4Fe-4S binding protein, producing MGKILTARNMNKCIGCYSCMLACARLVHRSFSLQKSCIQIRTRGGLQSKLVADICRGCSQPACAEACRIRALVPREGGGVKLNARKCIGCGDCVEACPVKTIRLDEETRLPLICKHCGICAKFCPHGILSLEVSPHA
- a CDS encoding aldehyde:ferredoxin oxidoreductase; the protein is MLNQKYIRVLTIDLTSQTFDIEERADLYEYLGGSGVAVQLFSETVNPNLDAYAPAQPIVFAIGPLSTIYPAVTKTVAMFRSPLTGELGESHAGLRSALAMRFAGYDAIVIRGRAARATYLSIGSRSVDFKNAEPLWGLSTEEAGRLLRELEPGMGQRSCLRIGPAGEKLVAFAGVNVDTFRHFGRLGLGAVFGSKNLKAIVIYGKNSYPISKFKEYAQVYQEIYTQMIDTELMEKYHDLGTSVNVAPLSAMHALPTRNLQQSSFEQAEQISGESFAAEALIRKMACPGCPVGCIHIGICRRQFAGDGFEWESATVSYDHELIYALGSMLGVGDKNDLLALIEKVELHGLDAISTGVLLAWVTEAYTRGLITEQEVGGPVAFGETAHYLEVIDRLVTQPNEFYQVLARGTAAAAERYGGQEFALTLGKNEVAGYHTGYANILGQLVGARHSHLDNAGYSLDQTLTEYNPEKIVSALIEEEQIRCALTSLCICLFARKVYDPPTVIKALGAIGIDLTEEQFIKLGKKIWRLKLAVKRRLGYDETQLNIPKRFFETPGLKGQLNEQTMEELRRLYREKIRMVL